In Cydia splendana chromosome 3, ilCydSple1.2, whole genome shotgun sequence, one DNA window encodes the following:
- the LOC134806896 gene encoding uncharacterized protein LOC134806896, with protein MLFLVVFAALAPFASGQTTQVSQCTHNSGDLPINTYIAGCEAPPCGLPQLEDAVVNIIFRAPRTIHSMTTLATAYLPGLLGFEVPIPYNLQEKAVTCNYLENSYCPVLEGEILQYTLLMYIESTFVAGISPTIEFRITDDNNVPFVCVRVPLVILQPNSRLAASNTTRMDNN; from the exons ATGTTGTTTTTGGTTGTGTTCGCGGCGCTAGCGCCGTTTGCCAGCGGGCAGACCACACAGGTCAGCCAAT GCACGCATAATAGCGGCGATCTCCCCATAAACACGTATATTGCCGGGTGCGAGGCCCCGCCCTGCGGTCTCCCGCAACTGGAGGATGCCGTCGTCAACATCATCTTCAGGGCTC CTCGCACCATTCACAGCATGACAACACTGGCAACAGCCTATTTGCCGGGTCTGTTAGGGTTCGAAGTGCCCATACCCTACAACCTGCAAGAAAAAGCTGTCACCTGTAATTACCTAGAGAACTCCTACTGCCCTGTGCTGGAGGGCGAGATCCTGCAATATACACTGCTCATGTATATAGAGTCCACCTTTGTTGCG GGCATCTCCCCCACGATCGAGTTCCGCATCACGGACGACAACAACGTGCCCTTCGTGTGCGTCCGCGTGCCCCTCGTCATCCTGCAGCCCAACTCCAGGCTCGCGGCCTCCAACACTACGCGAATGGACAATAACTAA